The window TATTATTACCAGCTCACGCTCATCCGGTCGGAGGAACTGACCGAAGAATTGGCTCACGCTATTGCTGGCCGGAAATTTGGCGTTTTGCACCCCGATCAAGCCCCGACCGCCAACGAAGAGATCGATGAAGCTGAAAACCAGCTATTGACCAGCGAACGCCCCCAGCCACTGTTCGTGGAACGTGAACAACGCGATACGTCCGCCCGGCGACCAGTTAGATCGTATGCGTTCAGAGGCGCAGTCATTAAGGCTTATGGCGGATTTTGCTCCGTGACAGGCGAAGCAATATTTTCACCCTCCGGGGCATCCAGTTGTGACGCTGCGCACATCATTCCGGTTGAGGCCGGCGGCGCAGATGTGCTGGGGAACGGCATTTGTCTTAGGAAAGACCTACATTGGGCATTTGATAACGGTCTCTGGACGGTTTCGAGAGAACGGAAGGTCCTGGTGTCCTCAAAACTTGATCAGGAGCGGAACAAGCTATTGACCAAGCTGGCCAATTCGTCGCTGCTACTGCCTAAATCGAAAACATGGCACCCCGTCGACGAGGCGCTTAGCTGGCACAACGAGAACCGATTTCTCCGCTAGACCGTTTTGATTGAACAAAGTCCTCCAGTACAGCCAACTGGTTGGAAAGATTGCCTTGCTGTCGCAGAGCGCATTCC is drawn from Glycocaulis alkaliphilus and contains these coding sequences:
- a CDS encoding HNH endonuclease — its product is MADFDAPVFKVLANNDTGAASGHQGGLVVPKALEQYFPRLTGETSAETPTLDANVTLELWVGPQRLAIVQSRYQFQTWGGERSPERRLTGGFSDWRNKAKGGDVAIFKRSLDDEYYYQLTLIRSEELTEELAHAIAGRKFGVLHPDQAPTANEEIDEAENQLLTSERPQPLFVEREQRDTSARRPVRSYAFRGAVIKAYGGFCSVTGEAIFSPSGASSCDAAHIIPVEAGGADVLGNGICLRKDLHWAFDNGLWTVSRERKVLVSSKLDQERNKLLTKLANSSLLLPKSKTWHPVDEALSWHNENRFLR